In Carya illinoinensis cultivar Pawnee chromosome 16, C.illinoinensisPawnee_v1, whole genome shotgun sequence, a single window of DNA contains:
- the LOC122298764 gene encoding UPF0481 protein At3g47200-like: MEITISEEGESSRANYPEPIREFTEEERNNIKKQVTIYAGEAKKLKEEAQRGSTSCIYRVLPRLKESNGDSLYEPNKVSIGPYYYKLRNEKFKMAEDCKKKCFGSWLVKNRDQDMQINTYMSCLQRISKLEEKIRKCYSEEVDVAGIEFLEMMVVDACFIIEIIEMVRFTKKRANYRKSDLGALAWMVPYFYRDFLLLENQIPFFVLEEIYALTHNISVKESTIPLQFAALRFFNYGMKRFYFMTRDKHEMDGVLVSKWMVFRMYYLLYEIIT; this comes from the coding sequence ATGGAAATTACAATTTCTGAGGAAGGCGAATCCAGCCGCGCCAATTACCCGGAGCCGATACGTGAGTTCACCGAGGAGGAACGGAACAACATAAAGAAGCAGGTAACGATATATGCGGGGGAAGCCAAAAAGCTAAAAGAAGAAGCCCAACGTGGAAGCACTAGCTGCATCTACAGAGTCCTCCCGAGGCTCAAGGAAAGCAATGGTGACTCGTTATACGAACCCAACAAGGTCTCCATCGGGCCCTACTACTACAAACTTCGTAATGAAAAGTTCAAGATGGCCGAAGATTGCAAGAAGAAGTGCTTCGGCTCCTGGCTGGTCAAGAACAGAGATCAAGACATGCAAATCAATACCTATATGAGCTGCTTGCAAAGAATAAGCAAACTTGAAGAGAAGATTAGAAAGTGTTATTCTGAAGAGGTCGATGTCGCCGGTATTGAATTTCTCGAAATGATGGTTGTTGATGCTTGttttataatagaaataattGAAATGGTTAGATTCACGAAGAAACGTGCCAACTACAGAAAATCGGATCTTGGAGCCTTGGCGTGGATGGTACCTTATTTCTACAGGGACTTTCTCCTGCTTGAGAATCAGATCCCTTTTTTCGTTCTGGAAGAGATATATGCGCTTACCCATAATATTTCTGTCAAGGAAAGTACAATCCCGCTGCAGTTTGCTGCTTTGCGCTTCTTTAACTACGGAATGAAAAGATTCTATTTCATGACAAGGGACAAGCATGAAATGGATGGGGTCCTGGTCTCGAAATGGATGGTGTTTAGAATGTATTATCTTTTGTATGAAATTATtacttag
- the LOC122299821 gene encoding uncharacterized protein LOC122299821, which translates to MISEKNKSNRAKQQTNHTAGRTSFVRLMQMRSESDEHLIDFFKEVRWSKKKGKFVTPATEEKHNEMVAKYSKLEPEKQTKDVAASIFREVLGHRPGYARGLGEMVIPESSRQNTAEKFAALTERAERHEKDAEYYKNQLEELRGNVEKMLAKQAEYDKLLSSYMESQRQTQGESHRETQGPA; encoded by the exons ATGATatctgagaaaaataaaagtaatagagCGAAACAACAAACAAACCACACGGCTGGACGAACCTCATTCGTAAGACTAATGCAAATGAGG TCTGAGAGTGATGAGCACCTTATTGATTTCTTTAAAGAGGTGAGGTGGAGTAAGAAGAAGGGTAAATTTGTGACTCCAGCGACAGAAGAGAAACAT AATGAAATGGTTGCCAAGTACTCTAAGTTAGAGCCTGAGAAGCAGACTAAGGATGTTGCTGCATCAATCTTTAGGGAGGTACTAGGCCACAGGCCAGGGTATGCAAGGGGGTTGGGGGAGATGGTTATCCCTGAGTCATCTAGACAGAACACTGCAGAAAAATTTGCAGCATTAACAGAACGTGCAGAGAGGCATGAGAAGGATGCTGAGTATTACAAGAATCAGTTGGAAGAATTACGGGGGAATGTAGAGAAAATGTTGGCGAAGCAAGCTGAGTACGACAAATTATTAAGTTCATACATGGAATCACAGAGGCAAACCCAAGGAGAGTCTCATAGAGAAACTCAAGGACCTGCATAG